A window of Acropora muricata isolate sample 2 chromosome 3, ASM3666990v1, whole genome shotgun sequence contains these coding sequences:
- the LOC136911561 gene encoding uncharacterized protein has product MPVKESQKSKVLLLLLLNFVCVLGRDAAFCFKQETHYNTTLKGGLDAGEYTPWEPRGVDFMTVDLCTKHCCKSPDTDAVFLLNSHCFCVKCYSVRSCSLQKITPPPGYIPVTVIVMESISKFSTTSTPHTHPKTFREIPKTETSSQSTAVRLNQKQTEQGTERHSHVKTIPTQTTSYGGPGRGTGEDQEVNITSPNISSTGATTPRPTRKVTKQKKAEGMGNDDISLLCPGSLKVTGVRAFEVSGNTDTIKDFDKYCQANLVRVDASNVMCILSLRRVYKSRYPPFVKTAVTYECSYTEFVS; this is encoded by the exons ATGCCAGTCAAAGAAAGTCAGAAAAGCAAGGTGTTGCTCTTGTTGCTTCTAAACTTTGTGTGCG TTCTGGGTAGAGATGCTGCTTTCTGTTTCAAGCAAGAAACACATTACAACACGACTCTCAAAGGTGGTCTGGATGCTGGTGAGTACACGCCTTGGGAACCACGCGGTGTAGATTTCATGACAGTTGATCTGTGTACTAAGCATTGCTGTAAAAGCCCGGATACTGATGCAGTGTTTCTGCTGAACAG ccaCTGCTTCTGTGTGAAATGTTACTCCGTTAGATCTTGCTCCTTGCAGAAGATCACTCCGCCCCCAGGATACATTCCAGTCACTGTTATTGTTATGGAAA GCATTTCTAAGTTTTCTACAACCTCGACGCCTCATACACATCCCAAGACTTTCAGAGAGATCCCAAAGACAGAAACTAGTTCCCAA TCCACCGCCGTCAGACTcaaccaaaaacaaacagaGCAAGGGACAGAACGACACAGCCATGTCAAGACAATACCCACCCAGACGACGAGTTATGGCGGACCCGGACGAGGAACTGGGGAAGACCAGG AAGTTAACATTACTTCGCCAAATATCAGTTCTACTGGTGCAACGACGCCTCGTCCAACACGAAAAgtcacaaaacagaaaaaag CGGAAGGAATGGGGAATGACGACATCTCTCTCCTGTGCCCTGGCAGCTTGAAAGTGACTGGTGTCAGAGCGTTCGAAGTATCAGGCAACACGGACACAATAAAAGATTTTGACAAGTACTGCCAGGCCAACCTCGTGCGAGTTGACGCGTCAAATGTGATGTGTATCTTAAGCTTGAGACGAGTGTATAAATCGAGATACCCGCCTTTCGTGAAGACTGCAGTGACGTATGAGTGTTCTTACACAGAATTTGTCAGCTAG
- the LOC136910340 gene encoding leupaxin-like isoform X2 → MDDLDALLADLQATSPTISTALTELRGGPTTNGRESPDDVPPPLPPPPSFDALDPHISNSNDDALFPPPAPSLSLGQNLSELDSLLENLSSPLHYPSDSPGRKFSSDSPRASVTSPSPKTAVNGRSPSFKDPVSPAAHDTRLEMRYNGVERNGPDSPKAHVASPPRAPVQAVRELDNRQSRTASTATKELDDLMASLSDFKVNVSGTPTPSQARLSGDYAKPNKPKSPSTAAGVGKVSQLDSMLGSLQSDMTRQGVSTTKKGECAGCSKPIIGQVCTALGRTWHPEHFTCVACEVPLGATNFFERDGQPFCERDYHEQFAPRCAYCNGAILDSCVTALDQTWHPEHFVCASCGRSFGENGFHERDGKPYCREDYYAMFAPRCGGCGQPIMDSYISALSAHWHSECFVCSECHQAFPGGSFFEHDGRPYCEMHYHARRGTLCYSCQKPITGRCITAMHRKFHPEHFVCAFCLKQLNKGTFKEQNDKPYCHPCFVKLFG, encoded by the exons ATGGATGACCTAG ATGCGTTGTTGGCGGATCTTCAAGCTACAAGTCCTACCATCTCTACAGCGCTGACAGAACTTCGAGGAGGACCTACAACAAATGGTAGAGAATCACCAGACGATGTGCCTCCTCCTTTACCACCTCCGCCATCGTTTGATGCATTAGATCCTCACATATCAAACTCGAATGACGATGCTTTGTTCCCTCCGCCAGCTCCTTCATTAAGTTTGGGACAAAACCTTTCAgaattggacagtttgttagaGAATTTAAGTAGCCCACTACATTACCCTTCTGATTCACCAG GGCGAAAGTTCTCTTCAGACTCACCCAGAGCAAGTGTGACATCTCCATCTCCAAAGACAGCTGTAAATGGTCGATCACCAAGTTTCAAGGATCCAGTTTCACCTGCAGCTCATGATACCCGTCTTG AAATGCGTTACAATGGAGTCGAAAGGAATGGACCTGACAGCCCCAAGGCTCATGTAGCCTCTCCTCCAAGGGCTCCTGTCCAAGCGGTGAGGGAGCTAGACAATAGACAGTCACGCACTGCATCAACAGCCACAAAGGAGTTGGACGACTTGATGGCATCCTTGTCAGATTTTAAAGTGAATGTCAGTGGCACACCCACCCCTTCACAGGCCCGGCTGAGTGGTGACTATGCCAAGCCTAACAAGCCTAAATCTCCAAGTACTG CTGCAGGTGTTGGAAAGGTCAGTCAGCTGGACTCAATGTTGGGTTCCCTGCAGTCTGACATGACTAGACAAGGGGTCAGCACCACAAAGAAAGGAGAATGTGCAGGATGCAGCAAGCCAATTATTGGCCAGGTTTGCACTGCCTTGGGCCGCACATGGCATCCAGAACATTTCACTTGTGTTGCTTGTGAGGTGCCACTTGGAGCCACCAATTTCTTTGAACGAGATGGACAGCCATTTTGCGAGAGGGACTACCATGAACAGTTTGCACCAAGGTGTGCCTACTGTAATGGGGCAATCCTTGAT TCTTGTGTGACAGCCTTAGACCAAACCTGGCATCCTGAACATTTTGTGTGCGCCAGTTGTGGTCGGTCATTTGGTGAAAATGGTTTTCATGAGAGAGATGGAAAGCCATATTGTCGTGAAGACTACTACGCCATGTTCGCGCCACGCTGCGGTGGGTGTGGTCAGCCTATTATGGATAGCTACATCTCAGCTCTTAGCGCTCACTGGCATTCGGAGTGCTTTGTGTGTTCg GAATGCCATCAAGCTTTCCCAGGAGGCAGTTTCTTTGAGCATGATGGACGGCCATACTGTGAGATGCATTATCATGCCCGTCGGGGCACTTTGTGCTACAGCTGTCAGAAGCCCATCACAGGGCGCTGTATTACGGCCATGCACCGTAAATTCCACCCGGAACACTTCGTATGTGCATTCTGCCTAAAGCAACTTAACAAGGGCACCTTCAAGGAACAAAACGACAAGCCATACTGCCATCCTTGCTTCGTCAAACTCTTTGGTTAG
- the LOC136910338 gene encoding uncharacterized protein, with amino-acid sequence MASESTRIQVRQNEVLLFKNGHPVLKVQQGTTLSVIKLLYQADPRNKGTVIALKPETNDPLPCLLTLDQSVLEEAKYEIITHEPSLENYANLPNGNAIENREFPKVAHSRLSQTNTQGEAVSQTSGVILQNEQTANHTTPLTVHVSPEGNPKSLLSNQRNTSTNSSLLLARSDNGFFSSQSGVLPLSRRKKASRKYAFPHKVLPNSCSSFSFADLAGKYFAHRPDLQREGAAHIMNSISTSNQVGYNASCEGESVDSPGLCDSTENSITRKNRVSLERTELGDLSVQQRQQNSDENSAAPFSSDAYSNLSLHETSSTNGSSPAVSEEHPVIMDTNSDSREMSGCENDSDSNLANGDNSPSHVVHALSHSIRNGELQEAKEEMDCSLDSTPIVVLPSTVQVKTDPNEVFETGDRSSPVQKVEQICSQQKRDNSEQQPEDVRHHIHSEGYSVIMPTSSAEVNSNSVALHQVSALMPHVVKVVGGSSEDREQTDNAPQHFHDHCEDGRDHSCDICHKQFESAVSVVRHKRSHSGDRPYICKICGWGFNLSGNLNQHLAIHQKVKPFKCVYCGKTFARSNVLKAHVRCHTGERPYQCQLCGSKFIIPHNLKKHMLTRHGIKEDDKLYSQNVDGPDDSHQKDENTSTPLMQS; translated from the exons ATGGCGTCAGAGTCAACGCGTATTCAAGTCCGACAAAACGAG GTGTTACTTTTTAAGAATGGCCATCCTGTTCTGAAAGTTCAACAAGGCACAACTTTGAGCGTCATTAAACTACTCTATCAGGCTGATCCcaggaacaagggaactgtcATAGCACTAAAACCAGAAACCAATGATCCGTTACCCTGTCTACTGACATTAGATCAGTCTGTACTTGAAGAAGCCAAATATGAAATCATTACACATG AACCTTCCTTAGAAAATTATGCTAACCTCCCCAATGGAAATGCAATTGAAAACAGAGAGTTCCCTAAGGTAGCACATTCAAGATTATCTCAAACCAATACACAAGGAGAAGCTGTGTCACAGACATCAGGTGTCATTTTACAGAATGAACAAACTGCCAACCACACCACTCCTCTAACAGTACATGTTTCACCTGAAGGTAACCCAAAGAGCTTACTatcaaatcaaagaaacacAAGTACAAACTCATCACTGCTGTTGGCTCGAAGCGACAATGGCTTTTTCTCCTCCCAATCTGGTGTTTTGCCATTGTCTCGTCGCAAGAAAGCATCTAGAAAATATGCCTTTCCTCATAAAGTCCTTCCAAACTCGTGTTCCAGTTTCAGTTTTGCTGATCTTGCCGGTAAGTACTTTGCTCACAGACCAGACTTGCAGAGAGAAGGTGCTGCCCATATCATGAATTCCATATCCACAAGTAACCAAGTGGGTTACAATGCTTCTTGTGAGGGAGAATCTGTTGATTCTCCAGGTTTATGTGATAGCACAGAAAATAGCATCACTAGAAAGAACAGAGTTTCACTGGAAAGAACAGAGTTAGGGGACTTGTCAGTTCAACAAAGACAACAGAACAGTGATGAAAATTCAGCAGCTCCCTTTTCCAGTGATGCCTACTCAAACTTATCTCTGCATGAAACCTCTTCAACAAATGGCTCTAGTCCTGCTGTCAGTGAAGAACACCCAGTCATCATGGACACCAATAGTGATTCAAGAGAGATGAGTGGATGCGAAAATGATTCTGATTCAAACCTTGCCAATGGtgacaacagtccttctcacgTGGTGCATGCATTGTCGCACAGTATCAGGAATGGTGAGCTACAAGAAGCTAAAGAAGAAATGGACTGTTCTCTTGACTCAACCCCAATAGTGGTATTGCCGAGCACTGTTCAGGTTAAAACAGACCCAAATGAAGTCTTTGAAACGGGAGACCGTTCTTCACCAGTCCAGAAAGTGGAGCAAATTTGTTCACAACAGAAAAGAGACAATTCTGAACAACAGCCTGAGGATGTAAGGCATCATATTCACTCAGAAGGGTACTCAGTTATAATGCCAACAAGTTCTGCAGAGGTTAATTCCAATTCAGTTGCTCTTCACCAAGTGTCGGCTTTGATGCCACATGTTGTCAAAGTTGTCGGTGGATCTTCAGAAGATAGAGAACAAACAGATAATGCTCCACAGCATTTTCATGATCATTGTGAAGATGGTAGAGACCATAGCTGTGATATCTGTCACAAGCAGTTTGAGTCTGCAGTTTCAGTTGTGCGCCACAAGCGCTCTCATTCTGGTGATCGACCTTACATCTGTAAGATATGTGGATGGGGCTTTAACTTGAGTGGCAATCTGAACCAGCATCTTGCAATTCATCAGAAGGTGAAACCTTTCAAATGTGTTTACTGTGGAAAGACTTTTGCACGGTCAAATGTGCTGAAGGCGCATGTTCGTTGTCATACAGGTGAACGACCATACCAGTGCCAGCTTTGTGGCAGTAAGTTTATCATTCCTCATAATCTAAAGAAGCACATGCTAACACGGCATGGCATAAAGGAGGATGATAAGTTGTATTCGCAGAATGTTGACGGACCTGATGACAGTCATCAAAAGGATGAAAACACAAGTACTCCCCTGATGCAGTCATAA
- the LOC136911554 gene encoding BTB/POZ domain-containing protein 6-like produces the protein MSETENFVSAMNWQTMKPSIKERIKFMLNNDLFSDVKFLVFDEMNESKQAIPAHRFVLSISSPVFEAMFYGQLAETSGSIELPDCDYESLLELFRYLYSDEVNLKDSNVMGVLYVAKKYVVTTLADKCIKYLQNMVDPSNVLRILSSAIWYQEKKLVDWCWRVIEEQTNDVVKADNVFATIDKSLLDAIVHRDTLNIKEVDLFRAVDFWAKRNCESQGLIASGKEKILGERIVKSIRFPTMEQVDFAIATLDSKILSGGEIVRVIHHMNSVLSSPVGFPAVKRSGFFGDIKRCCRFGSVSSRRRWKNDFSKDCINISVDRDLRLHGVRLFGGENNSCWVVLEIRNAENKAILTSKAGWFSSQTLHGTLGQYCGFEVLFDSAVSLKKCISYSIEVSITGSDSCSGRNGYKSVKCHAATITFVNSKYCENGTSVKCGQIPEVLFSM, from the coding sequence ATGTCGGAGACAGAGAATTTTGTTTCAGCAATGAACTGGCAAACAATGAAACCCAGTATTAAAGAAAGAATCAAGTTTATGCTCAACAACGATCTTTTCAGCGATGTGaagtttttggtttttgacGAGATGAATGAAAGCAAGCAAGCAATACCAGCTCACAGGTTTGTGCTTTCGATAAGTAGTCCTGTATTTGAAGCAATGTTCTACGGTCAGCTAGCTGAGACAAGTGGCTCTATTGAACTGCCTGATTGTGATTACGAAAGTCTGTTGGAGTTGTTTCGTTACTTGTACAGCGATGAAGTGAACTTGAAGGACAGTAATGTGATGGGTGTTTTGTACGTGGCGAAGAAGTACGTGGTTACGACACTTGCTGATAAATGCatcaaatatttgcaaaatatGGTAGATCCATCAAACGTTCTGAGAATTCTTTCGTCTGCTATTTGgtatcaggaaaaaaaattggttgaTTGGTGCTGGCGAGTCATCGAGGAGCAAACGAACGATGTCGTAAAAGCGGACAATGTATTTGCGACAATTGACAAGTCCTTACTTGATGCAATAGTTCATAGGGACACTTTAAACATCAAAGAGGTTGACTTATTTCGTGCGGTCGATTTCTGGGCCAAGCGAAACTGCGAAAGCCAAGGTTTAATTGCAAGCGGTAAAGAAAAAATTCTTGGAGAGCGAATCGTGAAATCCATTCGTTTTCCAACGATGGAACAAGTAGACTTTGCCATTGCAACCTTAGACAGCAAAATATTAAGTGGTGGAGAAATCGTCCGTGTTATTCATCATATGAATTCAGTGTTAAGTTCTCCTGTTGGTTTTCCAGCGGTAAAGCGGTCGGGTTTCTTCGGCGATATTAAACGGTGTTGTCGGTTTGGTTCGGTGTCCTCTCGTAGACGCTGGAAAAACGATTTTTCAAAAGATTGTATCAACATCTCTGTCGACAGAGATCTGAGGTTACACGGTGTCAGATTATTCGGCGGAGAAAACAACAGCTGTTGGGTTGTTTTGGAAATCAGAAATGCCGAAAATAAAGCTATATTGACATCAAAGGCTGGCTGGTTTTCGTCGCAAACATTACACGGCACGCTCGGCCAATACTGTGGATTCGAAGTACTCTTTGATTCTGCTGTTAGTCTCAAAAAGTGCATTAGCTATTCCATCGAAGTGTCGATCACTGGATCTGATTCTTGCAGCGGCCGAAATGGATACAAATCTGTGAAATGCCACGCTGCAACAATCACTTTTGTGAACAGTAAATACTGTGAAAATGGAACCAGTGTGAAATGTGGGCAGATTCCCGAAGTTTTGTTCTCTATGTAA
- the LOC136910341 gene encoding transmembrane protein 45B-like translates to MGDFVGHAVPGCMFLFLSIWWFMGALLQTRRNSYVLSRQGLLRPSDSANERLKTSSFSTVWYPCSCKILGNFPVEPIVKVLFAVIGTTGELILSRSWNLVDKNNKFVPEHLNNYGHTAMYCFFGLSGVIDILIWSGTSIPLPPKFDFLMMSVCFWIEGLLFYFHLQGHSEISVRLHTILYLITFVTAIAFLADVFSTRHQSLLALMRAILLGIQGTWFLQIAFVLYGPNPWENNKVNVEFLVIVFSWHLFVFISVAIVLFISFHRLCGKNELRIRQNRLRQTLSDDEEAEAISLEP, encoded by the coding sequence ATGGGGGACTTCGTGGGTCACGCGGTTCCTGGTTGTATGTTCCTTTTTTTATCAATTTGGTGGTTCATGGGTGCGCTTTTGCAAACACGTAGAAACTCTTATGTTCTCTCCAGGCAAGGACTTCTTCGTCCAAGCGATTCTGCGAACGAAAGATTGAAAACAAGCTCGTTCTCGACTGTCTGGTATCCCTGTTCTTGCAAAATTCTTGGCAATTTTCCCGTGGAACCCATTGTGAAAGTCTTGTTCGCTGTAATAGGCACCACTGGAGAACTTATTCTCAGCCGTTCCTGGAATTTGGtggacaaaaataacaaatttgtTCCTGAACATCTGAACAACTACGGTCATACGGCGATGTACTGTTTCTTTGGTCTTTCAGGTGTTATTGACATTTTGATATGGAGCGGGACTTCAATTCCACTGCCGCCAAAATTCGATTTTCTAATGATGTCCGTGTGTTTCTGGATAGAAGGTctcctattttattttcatcttcAAGGCCACTCAGAGATCAGCGTGCGTTTACACACAATTCTCTACCTCATTACATTTGTCACAGCAATCGCTTTTCTTGCTGACGTCTTTTCAACAAGACACCAGTCTCTGCTTGCCTTAATGAGGGCTATTTTGCTTGGGATACAAGGCACTTGGTTTTTGCAGATTGCTTTCGTCCTGTATGGTCCAAACCCATGGGAAAACAATAAAGTCAACGTGGAATTTCTAGTGATCGTATTCTCATggcatttgtttgttttcatctctgTAGCAATTGTATTGTTTATTTCGTTTCATCGTTTGTGCGGAAAAAACGAACTCCGGATAAGACAAAATCGACTTCGACAAACTCTTTCCGATGATGAAGAAGCAGAAGCCATTTCACTAGAACCTTGA
- the LOC136911813 gene encoding glycolipid transfer protein-like — MSFFSEAVHRFLPIPEDRKIETQQFLDAASEIVPFFDVLGPTAFGPVKSDINGNIKKLREKHAQDVERFKTLQDIVESEIEAGTTLAKNSATDALLWLKRALQFVIIFLKEVLTGEQDLVKCAKKAYEGSLKKYHGWIVQGIFSMAMKAVPYRKDFMDKLGRGKVDEETVLKEMKDCVDLLFANIDVVQEFYDQNRLDNSQKV, encoded by the exons ATGTCTTTCTTTTCAGAGGCAGTTCATCGGTTTTTGCCGATTCCGGAAGATCGTAAAATTGAAACGCAACAATTTTTGGATGCGGCAAGCGAAATAGTACCTTTCTTCG ATGTCTTGGGACCAACAGCATTTGGACCTGTTAAATCAGACATCAATGGGAACATCAAG AAACTCAGAGAGAAACATGCTCAGGATGTAGAAAGATTCAAAACATTGCAAGATATTGTGGAAAGTGAAATAGAGGCTGGAACAACCCTTGCAAAAAATTCTGCTACTGATGCCTTGCTTTGGCTCAAAAG AGCTTTGCAGTTTGTCATCATTTTTCTGAAAGAAGTTCTTACGGGAGAGCAAGATCTTGTGAAATGTGCCAAGAAGGCTTATGAGGGTTCATTAAAGAAATATCATGGCTGGATTGTACAAGGAATTTTCTCT ATGGCCATGAAAGCGGTGCCATATCGCAAGGACTTCATGGACAAATTAGGTAGAGGAAAAGTTGATGAGGAGACAGTTCTGAAGGAAATGAAGGACTGCGTAGATCTCTTGTTTGCAAATATTGATGTGGTTCAAGaattttatgaccaaaatcGACTGGATAATTCACAAAAAGTTTAG
- the LOC136910340 gene encoding paxillin-like isoform X3: MASNTKERKTETGRLGLRTLRKFFCGSTDLASLGLYCHDLRPIFTSTALAHEMRYNGVERNGPDSPKAHVASPPRAPVQAVRELDNRQSRTASTATKELDDLMASLSDFKVNVSGTPTPSQARLSGDYAKPNKPKSPSTAAGVGKVSQLDSMLGSLQSDMTRQGVSTTKKGECAGCSKPIIGQVCTALGRTWHPEHFTCVACEVPLGATNFFERDGQPFCERDYHEQFAPRCAYCNGAILDSCVTALDQTWHPEHFVCASCGRSFGENGFHERDGKPYCREDYYAMFAPRCGGCGQPIMDSYISALSAHWHSECFVCSECHQAFPGGSFFEHDGRPYCEMHYHARRGTLCYSCQKPITGRCITAMHRKFHPEHFVCAFCLKQLNKGTFKEQNDKPYCHPCFVKLFG, from the exons ATGGCTTCCAACACGAAGGAAAGAAAGACTGAAACCGGACGTCTTGGTTTAAGAACCTTGAGAAAGTTTTTTTGTGGCAGTACGGACCTTGCTTCACTCGGTCTGTACTGCCACGACCTCAGGCCAATATTCACCAGTACCGCTCTCGCGCACG AAATGCGTTACAATGGAGTCGAAAGGAATGGACCTGACAGCCCCAAGGCTCATGTAGCCTCTCCTCCAAGGGCTCCTGTCCAAGCGGTGAGGGAGCTAGACAATAGACAGTCACGCACTGCATCAACAGCCACAAAGGAGTTGGACGACTTGATGGCATCCTTGTCAGATTTTAAAGTGAATGTCAGTGGCACACCCACCCCTTCACAGGCCCGGCTGAGTGGTGACTATGCCAAGCCTAACAAGCCTAAATCTCCAAGTACTG CTGCAGGTGTTGGAAAGGTCAGTCAGCTGGACTCAATGTTGGGTTCCCTGCAGTCTGACATGACTAGACAAGGGGTCAGCACCACAAAGAAAGGAGAATGTGCAGGATGCAGCAAGCCAATTATTGGCCAGGTTTGCACTGCCTTGGGCCGCACATGGCATCCAGAACATTTCACTTGTGTTGCTTGTGAGGTGCCACTTGGAGCCACCAATTTCTTTGAACGAGATGGACAGCCATTTTGCGAGAGGGACTACCATGAACAGTTTGCACCAAGGTGTGCCTACTGTAATGGGGCAATCCTTGAT TCTTGTGTGACAGCCTTAGACCAAACCTGGCATCCTGAACATTTTGTGTGCGCCAGTTGTGGTCGGTCATTTGGTGAAAATGGTTTTCATGAGAGAGATGGAAAGCCATATTGTCGTGAAGACTACTACGCCATGTTCGCGCCACGCTGCGGTGGGTGTGGTCAGCCTATTATGGATAGCTACATCTCAGCTCTTAGCGCTCACTGGCATTCGGAGTGCTTTGTGTGTTCg GAATGCCATCAAGCTTTCCCAGGAGGCAGTTTCTTTGAGCATGATGGACGGCCATACTGTGAGATGCATTATCATGCCCGTCGGGGCACTTTGTGCTACAGCTGTCAGAAGCCCATCACAGGGCGCTGTATTACGGCCATGCACCGTAAATTCCACCCGGAACACTTCGTATGTGCATTCTGCCTAAAGCAACTTAACAAGGGCACCTTCAAGGAACAAAACGACAAGCCATACTGCCATCCTTGCTTCGTCAAACTCTTTGGTTAG
- the LOC136910340 gene encoding leupaxin-like isoform X1, with protein MPGKTRKPSVEEKLKRNIEFLDALLADLQATSPTISTALTELRGGPTTNGRESPDDVPPPLPPPPSFDALDPHISNSNDDALFPPPAPSLSLGQNLSELDSLLENLSSPLHYPSDSPGRKFSSDSPRASVTSPSPKTAVNGRSPSFKDPVSPAAHDTRLEMRYNGVERNGPDSPKAHVASPPRAPVQAVRELDNRQSRTASTATKELDDLMASLSDFKVNVSGTPTPSQARLSGDYAKPNKPKSPSTAAGVGKVSQLDSMLGSLQSDMTRQGVSTTKKGECAGCSKPIIGQVCTALGRTWHPEHFTCVACEVPLGATNFFERDGQPFCERDYHEQFAPRCAYCNGAILDSCVTALDQTWHPEHFVCASCGRSFGENGFHERDGKPYCREDYYAMFAPRCGGCGQPIMDSYISALSAHWHSECFVCSECHQAFPGGSFFEHDGRPYCEMHYHARRGTLCYSCQKPITGRCITAMHRKFHPEHFVCAFCLKQLNKGTFKEQNDKPYCHPCFVKLFG; from the exons atgccagGGAAGACAAGGAAACCCTCGGTCGaagagaaactgaaaagaaatattGAATTTTTAGATGCGTTGTTGGCGGATCTTCAAGCTACAAGTCCTACCATCTCTACAGCGCTGACAGAACTTCGAGGAGGACCTACAACAAATGGTAGAGAATCACCAGACGATGTGCCTCCTCCTTTACCACCTCCGCCATCGTTTGATGCATTAGATCCTCACATATCAAACTCGAATGACGATGCTTTGTTCCCTCCGCCAGCTCCTTCATTAAGTTTGGGACAAAACCTTTCAgaattggacagtttgttagaGAATTTAAGTAGCCCACTACATTACCCTTCTGATTCACCAG GGCGAAAGTTCTCTTCAGACTCACCCAGAGCAAGTGTGACATCTCCATCTCCAAAGACAGCTGTAAATGGTCGATCACCAAGTTTCAAGGATCCAGTTTCACCTGCAGCTCATGATACCCGTCTTG AAATGCGTTACAATGGAGTCGAAAGGAATGGACCTGACAGCCCCAAGGCTCATGTAGCCTCTCCTCCAAGGGCTCCTGTCCAAGCGGTGAGGGAGCTAGACAATAGACAGTCACGCACTGCATCAACAGCCACAAAGGAGTTGGACGACTTGATGGCATCCTTGTCAGATTTTAAAGTGAATGTCAGTGGCACACCCACCCCTTCACAGGCCCGGCTGAGTGGTGACTATGCCAAGCCTAACAAGCCTAAATCTCCAAGTACTG CTGCAGGTGTTGGAAAGGTCAGTCAGCTGGACTCAATGTTGGGTTCCCTGCAGTCTGACATGACTAGACAAGGGGTCAGCACCACAAAGAAAGGAGAATGTGCAGGATGCAGCAAGCCAATTATTGGCCAGGTTTGCACTGCCTTGGGCCGCACATGGCATCCAGAACATTTCACTTGTGTTGCTTGTGAGGTGCCACTTGGAGCCACCAATTTCTTTGAACGAGATGGACAGCCATTTTGCGAGAGGGACTACCATGAACAGTTTGCACCAAGGTGTGCCTACTGTAATGGGGCAATCCTTGAT TCTTGTGTGACAGCCTTAGACCAAACCTGGCATCCTGAACATTTTGTGTGCGCCAGTTGTGGTCGGTCATTTGGTGAAAATGGTTTTCATGAGAGAGATGGAAAGCCATATTGTCGTGAAGACTACTACGCCATGTTCGCGCCACGCTGCGGTGGGTGTGGTCAGCCTATTATGGATAGCTACATCTCAGCTCTTAGCGCTCACTGGCATTCGGAGTGCTTTGTGTGTTCg GAATGCCATCAAGCTTTCCCAGGAGGCAGTTTCTTTGAGCATGATGGACGGCCATACTGTGAGATGCATTATCATGCCCGTCGGGGCACTTTGTGCTACAGCTGTCAGAAGCCCATCACAGGGCGCTGTATTACGGCCATGCACCGTAAATTCCACCCGGAACACTTCGTATGTGCATTCTGCCTAAAGCAACTTAACAAGGGCACCTTCAAGGAACAAAACGACAAGCCATACTGCCATCCTTGCTTCGTCAAACTCTTTGGTTAG